Proteins encoded within one genomic window of Desulfosalsimonas propionicica:
- the rpsJ gene encoding 30S ribosomal protein S10, translating to MIPNTKIRIRLRAYDHRLLDQSVRDIVDTARKTGARVVGPIPLPTRINKYTVLRSPHVNKKSREQFEVRTHKRLLDIQDPTQQTVDALMKLDLSPGVDVDIKL from the coding sequence ATGATACCAAACACCAAAATACGAATCCGGTTAAGGGCTTACGACCACAGACTGCTGGATCAGTCGGTCCGGGATATTGTCGATACTGCCCGCAAGACAGGTGCCCGGGTGGTGGGACCCATTCCCCTGCCCACACGCATCAATAAATACACGGTGCTTCGCTCTCCCCATGTGAACAAGAAATCCCGGGAGCAGTTTGAGGTCCGGACCCACAAGCGGTTATTGGACATCCAGGATCCCACCCAGCAGACGGTAGACGCCCTGATGAAGCTGGATTTGTCTCCGGGCGTGGATGTGGATATTAAATTGTAG